In a single window of the Drosophila subpulchrella strain 33 F10 #4 breed RU33 chromosome X, RU_Dsub_v1.1 Primary Assembly, whole genome shotgun sequence genome:
- the LOC119556967 gene encoding protein phosphatase PTC7 homolog, producing MDVEFSVEMGGTRRTIQRTLISCCEHLLEIALILTYESGQFLRRLWGRKPLEHPQSGQESSGDGWMFGNRQYRSQNPRMFVQKPKTARHESWNSGGEGDYVRCEDKIDRPLPRLVSVACGFAKDPAEYPEYIRGKFGEDAWFMSSNSQSYTMGVADGVGGWRNYGIDPGEFSMFLMRSCERFSLAKDFVPERPDLLIGRGFCDLLEQNKRIAGSCTACILTLNRANSTLYTANIGDSGFMVVRSGAVVCRSLEQQHHFNTPYQLSSAPPGHEDNVLSDGPETADRIKFPVELGDVILLATDGVYDNVPESFLVEVLTEMSDISDPVRLQMAANAVALMARTLSYNPDHDSPFSQNARKLNMEASGGKPDDVTVLLASVV from the coding sequence ATGGATGTGGAATTCAGTGTGGAAATGGGCGGCACTCGTCGAACGATCCAGCGAACGTTGATCAGTTGCTGCGAGCATCTGCTCGAAATAGCCCTGATTTTGACCTATGAAAGTGGTCAATTCTTGCGCCGTTTGTGGGGACGAAAACCCCTGGAGCATCCGCAGAGTGGTCAAGAATCAAGTGGTGATGGTTGGATGTTCGGGAATCGTCAGTATCGTAGCCAAAATCCCAGGATGTTCGTTCAAAAACCCAAGACAGCTCGCCACGAATCCTGGAATTCAGGTGGCGAGGGTGACTACGTTCGGTGCGAGGATAAAATCGACCGTCCACTTCCGCGACTTGTGAGCGTGGCCTGTGGTTTTGCCAAGGACCCTGCTGAATATCCGGAATATATTCGTGGGAAATTCGGTGAGGATGCCTGGTTCATGTCCTCCAATTCGCAGTCCTACACAATGGGCGTGGCCGACGGCGTGGGCGGTTGGCGAAATTATGGCATTGACCCCGGTGAATTTAGCATGTTCCTCATGCGATCCTGTGAACGATTTTCGCTGGCCAAGGATTTTGTGCCGGAAAGACCGGACTTACTAATTGGACGAGGCTTTTGCGATCTCCTGGAGCAAAATAAGCGCATTGCGGGCAGCTGTACCGCCTGTATTTTGACTCTAAATAGAGCGAATAGCACTCTGTATACCGCAAATATCGGAGACAGTGGTTTTATGGTGGTGCGATCTGGTGCGGTGGTCTGTAGATCCCTGGAACAGCAGCACCACTTCAACACCCCCTATCAATTGTCTTCTGCACCGCCAGGTCATGAGGATAATGTACTATCCGATGGTCCCGAAACGGCGGATCGTATCAAATTTCCCGTCGAACTAGGTGACGTAATCCTTTTGGCCACCGATGGGGTCTACGATAATGTCCCCGAGAGCTTTCTCGTCGAGGTTTTAACGGAAATGTCGGACATTTCGGACCCGGTGCGTCTTCAAATGGCCGCCAATGCGGTGGCCCTGATGGCCCGAACTTTGAGCTACAATCCGGATCACGATTCTCCGTTTAGCCAGAATGCCCGAAAACTCAACATGGAGGCGTCGGGTGGAAAACCAGATGATGTTACGGTTCTTTTGGCCTCGGTTGTCTAG